The following proteins are encoded in a genomic region of Nakaseomyces glabratus chromosome J, complete sequence:
- the PDR16 gene encoding phosphatidylinositol transporter (CAGL0J07436g~Putative ABC transporter), translated as MFKKLTGKKEVKKVDESKLISIDKPIKSLPEEIKRPEEEKLTAEQQAKYDEVYKYLTNAELKVGNKEKNPTESSGLIDEERAWLTRECIIRYLKATKWHVKDAIDRILGSLAWRREFGINHLGEENGDEVTSDLVAVENESGKQVVLGYENNARPILYLKPGRQNTKTSHRQVQHLVFMLERVIDFMPIGQGSLALLIDFKEYSDVPKVPANSKIPPIGVGKEVLHILQTHYPERLGKALLTNIPWLAWTFLKLIHPFIDPMTREKLVFDEPFTKYVPMDQLDAIYGGHLNFKYKHEVYWPALIEYSKEKREHYMKRFQKFGSKIGLSEYDLRGTHETPLYPVN; from the coding sequence ATGTTTAAGAAGCTTACAGGTAAGAAAGAGGTCAAGAAAGTTGATGAATCGAAGCTTATATCCATAGATAAGCCAATCAAGTCTCTTCCAGAAGAGATTAAGAGACCGGAAGAAGAGAAGTTGACTGCTGAACAACAAGCGAAGTACGATGAAGTCTACAAGTACCTCACAAATGCTGAATTGAAAGTTGgtaataaagaaaaaaatccAACTGAATCCTCGGGTTTAATCGATGAAGAAAGAGCATGGCTAACCAGAGAGTGTATAATACGTTACTTAAAGGCTACTAAGTGGCATGTTAAGGATGCCATTGACAGAATCCTAGGATCATTGGCCTGGAGACGTGAATTTGGAATTAACCATTTGGGTGAAGAAAATGGTGACGAGGTTACATCGGATTTGGTTGCTGTAGAGAATGAAAGTGGTAAACAAGTTGTTCTAGGGTATGAAAATAATGCTAGACCTATTTTATACTTGAAACCGGGTAGACAAAATACCAAAACCTCGCATAGACAAGTTCAACATCTAGTTTTTATGTTGGAAAGAGTAATTGATTTCATGCCTATTGGTCAAGGATCTCTAGCTTTATTAATTGATTTTAAAGAGTATAGTGATGTACCAAAGGTGCCGGCTAACAGTAAAATTCCTCCAATTGGTGTAGGGAAAGAGGTTTTGCATATTCTACAAACACATTATCCAGAAAGACTTGGAAAAGCTTTGCTGACAAACATTCCTTGGTTAGCTTGGACATTTTTGAAACTTATCCATCCATTCATTGACCCAATGACCAGAGAAAAGTTAGTCTTTGATGAACCTTTCACAAAATATGTTCCTATGGATCAACTAGATGCCATTTATGGTGGTCAtttgaacttcaaatacAAACATGAAGTATATTGGCCTGCTTTGATTgaatattcaaaagaaaagagagaACATTACATGAAGAGATTCCAGAAATTTGGTAGTAAGATTGGTTTGAGTGAGTACGACTTGAGAGGAACTCATGAAACACCACTGTATCCTGTCAACTGA
- the JJJ1 gene encoding Jjj1p (CAGL0J07370g~Ortholog(s) have ATPase activator activity and role in endocytosis, rRNA processing, regulation of cell size, ribosomal large subunit biogenesis, ribosomal large subunit export from nucleus) — MKTCYYDLLEVRSDASDLDLKKAYRRKALQYHPDKNPDNVEEATTIFAEIRAAYEVLSDPQERAWYDSHKEQILSDTPLNPNDEDDDYVVDSTVTGVTTEELMMFFNSSLYTSIDNSPAGFYQIAGKVFAKIAKDEVSWGLRLGLDGYKNYKDMEFEEHINSRGYILACDSSKANLSNLLFPIFGYSSTSYEELKLFYTKWSSFNTLKSFTWKDEYMYSRNYDRRTKREINKRNEKARAKAKEEYIKTVKRYVNFIKKLDQRMKEGAKKAAEKRLADERLRKENEMKLRKERLNNEQGAQFHLQSWQTIDQENWKELEKQYEKEFEKRNVDKDDELIGHEFTKNQFQTNNNSQHEDVDEIIIYDCFICKKSFKSEKQLENHIKTKLHKRNLDRVQKEMKKDSMALGLDELSDYNDFDSAESETEKLYSGMDLNDIDAELKKIEEQLAQSSVTDSEDFTDDNNDTEDQNSLVDKLSNTNYDIEIDDEINDDTNEEVQISGADNSETQNAEQDHDSNGDSEEEKEDELTRILRELEESKTSRSNFSDSDEEWSNKKKTKAKKKKNKANTPDKQPVTANKNDAKEVCGECRAEFESRNQLFSHIQTEGHVSPLSKVKKGKRSKKNK; from the coding sequence atgaaaacatgTTATTATGACCTACTTGAGGTACGATCTGATGCAAGTGATCTTGATCTAAAAAAAGCTTATAGACGGAAGGCATTACAGTATCATCCTGACAAAAATCCAGATAATGTGGAAGAGGCCACCACAATATTTGCTGAGATAAGAGCTGCCTATGAAGTCCTTTCTGATCCCCAAGAGAGGGCTTGGTATGACAGTCACAAAGAGCAGATCTTATCAGATACCCCGCTCAATCCAaacgatgaagatgatgactACGTTGTTGACAGCACTGTTACTGGTGTCACAACAGAGGAATTGATGAtgtttttcaattcctCTCTGTACACTAGTATAGATAACTCTCCGGCCGGCTTTTACCAAATTGCAGGAAAAGTGTTTGCTAAAATCGCAAAAGATGAAGTGAGTTGGGGTCTCCGATTAGGTTTAGATGGCtacaaaaattataagGATATGGAATTTGAAGAGCACATAAATAGCAGAGGTTATATTTTAGCTTGTGATAGTAGTAAAGCAAACCTAAGCAACCTTTTGTTCCCAATATTTGGATATTCAAGTACCAGCTATGAAGAACTAAAACTATTTTACACAAAATGGTCATCTTTCAACACACTAAAGTCATTTACATGGAAGGATGAATATATGTACTCCCGGAATTACGATAGAAGGACTAAGAGAGAGATCAATAAGCGGAACGAAAAAGCGAGGGCTAAAGCTAAGGaggaatatataaaaacaGTAAAGAGATACGTCAATTTCATAAAGAAACTCGATCAACGGATGAAAGAGGGTGCTAAAAAGGCTGCCGAAAAGCGACTAGCCGATGAAAGACTaagaaaggaaaatgaaatgaaactTAGAAAAGAGCGTCTAAATAATGAACAAGGTGCGCAGTTTCACTTACAAAGCTGGCAAACAATTGATCAAGAGAATTGGaaagaattggaaaagcaatatgaaaaagaatttgaaaagagaaaTGTTGACAAGGACGATGAACTAATAGGACATGAATTTACTaaaaatcaatttcaaactaataataattctCAGCATGAAGATGTTGACGAAATTATTATCTATGATTGCTTCATTTGTAAGAAGTCTTTTAAGTCAGAGAAGCAGCTTGAAAATCATATTAAGACCAAATTGCACAAGAGAAATCTTGATCGAGTACAAAAagagatgaagaaagaTAGTATGGCATTGGGTTTAGATGAACTTTCCGATTATAATGATTTTGACTCTGCAGAATCTGAAACAGAGAAATTGTACTCTGGAATGGACCTTAATGACATCGATGCtgaactaaaaaaaatcgaGGAACAACTAGCACAATCATCTGTAACAGATAGCGAAGATTTTACTGACGACAACAATGATACTGAGGACCAGAATAGCCTGGTTGACAAATTATCAAACACCAATTATGATATCGAGATTGATGATGAGATTAATGATGATACCAATGAAGAAGTACAGATCTCAGGAGCTGATAACTCAGAAACACAGAACGCTGAACAAGACCATGATAGCAATGGCGACTCAGAAGAGgagaaagaagatgaaCTGACTCGTATACTGCGTGAACTTGAGGAAAGTAAGACCTCAAGATCAAATTTTAGtgatagtgatgaagaatggtcaaataaaaagaagacaaaggctaaaaagaaaaaaaataaggcAAATACACCAGACAAGCAACCAGTCACTGCCAACAAAAATGATGCTAAAGAGGTTTGTGGAGAATGTAGAGCTGAGTTTGAAAGTAGGAATCAGCTCTTTAGTCATATACAGACAGAGGGTCATGTATCGCCCCTTTCCAAAGTCAAAAAGGGAAAAAgatccaaaaaaaataaatag
- the URE2 gene encoding glutathione peroxidase (CAGL0J07392g~Protein with an N-terminal prion domain and a C-terminal domain that regulates nitrogen catabolism; complements S. cerevisiae ure2 mutant for nitrogen regulation but does not form [URE3] prion when expressed in S. cerevisiae): MGDSRNTGTISNLSSALRQVNIGSGQDQKNINYEFSNGLNNNVNDNGNHNLVNTNEDNVNKDGSINTNMMSRQVPIQHTHGSQLLQQERMNEQQFNPMEYSRISKFFQNQPMEGYTLFSHRSAPNGFKVSIVLSELGLQYNTIFLDFNLGEHRAPEFVSVNPNARVPALIDHGLENLAIWESGAILLHLVNKFYKETGNPLLWSDDLADQAQINAWLFFQTSGHAPMIGQALHFRYFHTQKIESAVERYTEEVRRVYGVIEMALAERREALIMELDTDNAAAYSAGTTPLSQSRFFDYPVWLVGDKLTIADLSFVPWNNVVDRIGINIKVEFPEVYKWTKHMMRRPAVIKALRGE, encoded by the coding sequence ATGGGTGACTCACGCAATACTGGAACTATCTCTAATCTATCGAGTGCTTTACGTCAAGTAAATATCGGCAGTGGACAGGAtcaaaagaatataaattATGAGTTTTCAAATGGTCTAAATAACAACGTTAATGATAATGGAAATCACAATTTGGTAAATACAAATGAAGATAACGTCAATAAAGATGGTAGCATAAATACCAATATGATGTCTCGCCAAGTACCTATTCAGCACACTCATGGATCGCAACTATTACAACAAGAGCGTATGAATGAACAACAATTCAACCCGATGGAGTATTCCAGAATATCgaaattttttcaaaaccaaCCCATGGAAGGTTATACCTTATTCTCTCATCGTTCTGCACCAAATGGATTTAAAGTGTCAATAGTTTTGAGCGAACTAGGCTTACAATATAACACAATTTTCTTAGATTTTAATCTAGGGGAGCACAGGGCGCCAGAATTTGTTTCAGTAAATCCTAATGCTAGAGTTCCAGCTCTAATAGACCATGGTTTGGAAAATCTCGCCATATGGGAATCTGGTGCTATATTGCTGCACTTAGTAAATAAGTTTTACAAAGAAACCGGCAATCCACTACTTTGGTCTGATGATTTAGCTGACCAAGCGCAGATAAACGCTTGGTTATTTTTCCAAACATCAGGCCACGCTCCAATGATCGGTCAAGCACTTCATTTCAGATATTTCCATActcaaaaaattgaaagtgCTGTGGAAAGATATACGGAAGAAGTTAGAAGAGTTTACGGTGTTATCGAAATGGCACTTGCTGAGCGGAGAGAAGCATTAATTATGGAATTGGACACAGATAATGCTGCAGCTTACTCTGCAGGAACTACACCTTTGTCACAGAGCAGGTTCTTTGATTACCCAGTTTGGCTGGTAGGTGACAAGCTGACAATTGCAGATCTATCCTTTGTTCCTTGGAACAACGTTGTGGACAGAATAGGTATAAATATTAAGGTAGAGTTTCCAGAGGTATATAAATGGACGAAACACATGATGAGAAGACCTGCTGTCATAAAAGCCCTTCGCGGAGAGTAA
- the CSL4 gene encoding exosome non-catalytic core subunit CSL4 (CAGL0J07458g~Ortholog(s) have role in exonucleolytic trimming to generate mature 3'-end of 5.8S rRNA from tricistronic rRNA transcript (SSU-rRNA, 5.8S rRNA and LSU-rRNA), more), with translation MSEHLPIDQTVFPGDLICPEIGSEKQEDKLIIYKYTPGRGCSLQKYKYNQHSLDAIVSTVVGVVETQEIEPETTETKENNTVTTEGDTDRTVKYVEVRVVPIPKDLEVEYKSNKDNNFANNLPKEGDVVLARVTRISAQKVNVEILAVENEPIPLDSGVGSNGAGKVAPGGGSGASTFSVSQASSDLGETFRGMIRSQDIRATERDRVKVIESYKPGDIIRAQILSLGDGNNYYLTTARNDLGVVFARSDNGAGGLMYAVDWQTMVSPFTGVQERRKCAKPFEYE, from the coding sequence ATGTCTGAACACTTACCTATAGATCAAACCGTCTTTCCAGGAGACTTAATATGTCCCGAAATCGGCTCTGAGAAGCAAGAAGACAAGCTTATAATCTATAAATATACCCCAGGAAGAGGCTGCAgtttgcaaaaatataaatacaatCAACATTCTCTAGATGCGATTGTATCAACAGTGGTTGGTGTAGTAGAAACACAAGAAATAGAACCCGAGACTACAGAAACAAAAGAGAATAATACGGTAACCACCGAAGGAGACACTGATAGAACGGTGAAGTATGTAGAGGTTCGAGTAGTTCCAATACCGAAGGATCTAGAAGTTGAGTACAAATCAAACAAGGATAATAATTTTGCGAATAATTTACCAAAAGAAGGAGATGTTGTTCTTGCTAGAGTAACAAGAATATCGGCACAGAAGGTAAACGTTGAAATATTGGCAGTAGAGAATGAACCAATCCCTCTAGATAGTGGTGTTGGTAGTAATGGTGCTGGTAAAGTTGCACCAGGTGGTGGTTCTGGGGCATCAACATTTTCTGTATCTCAGGCCTCTTCTGATTTGGGAGAAACATTCCGTGGTATGATCAGGTCACAAGACATTAGAGCTACTGAAAGAGACAGAGTAAAAGTGATAGAATCCTACAAGCCTGGTGATATAATCAGAGCTCAGATATTATCATTAGGTGATGGgaataattattatttgacAACTGCAAGAAATGATTTAGGTGTAGTTTTTGCTAGATCTGATAATGGCGCCGGTGGGTTGATGTATGCTGTGGATTGGCAAACCATGGTGTCGCCATTTACTGGTGTACaagagagaagaaaatgTGCCAAACCATTTGAATACGAATAA
- the ELA1 gene encoding elongin A (CAGL0J07414g~Ortholog(s) have ubiquitin-protein transferase activity, role in protein ubiquitination involved in ubiquitin-dependent protein catabolic process and Cul3-RING ubiquitin ligase complex, cytoplasm, elongin complex localization) produces the protein MKSLSEICQIHLMRHCNRIEGVNNVPYRLISGILEKLKLDQLRKLESTNVLLLLEDEELWLKLLTNNFPTNVHEIYISKKDKIINYYISYFEEHDPLLVHDNEELLRNWIQQCIKKNPDNGKYRLPYRMLYDKYESDMIEKQEESARRLRQQMRQIEEQRQKKQTELIEGKSLAFGTSRRSGSNNERSELFRKSLKDHKDRLQHFKSGGFDVTRRLDDSKRKVYNNRVAFGGGSGSINTNRSSIKVSAGNKDERIDTSNQAKPALSPGKETPKENKPIVKKRRSEREEPSIFLKNKRPNMIRRVFDTRPSRPEHSNRNTEINTSPVRHRNDTANTSPVRHVNVSTETPKIGKRKKSSFFNLK, from the coding sequence ATGAAATCCTTAAGTGAAATATGTCAGATACACTTGATGCGGCATTGTAACCGAATAGAAGGTGTCAACAATGTACCATACAGACTCATCAGTGGAATTCTAGAGAAACTGAAACTGGATCAGCTGAGAAAACTAGAGTCTACAAATGTACTATTATTACTAGAGGACGAAGAGCTGTGGCTAAAACTGCTTACAAATAATTTTCCAACAAATGTCCACGAGATATATATCAGTAAAAAGGATAAGATAATAAACTACTACATATCATATTTTGAAGAACACGATCCTTTACTTGTTCACGACAATGAAGAACTGCTAAGAAATTGGATTCAACAGTGTATAAAGAAGAACCCTGACAATGGCAAATATCGACTGCCTTATAGGATGCTGTACGACAAATATGAATCGGATATGATTGAGAAGCAAGAAGAGAGTGCTAGACGATTGAGGCAACAAATGAGGCAGATTGAAGAGCAAAggcaaaagaaacaaacaGAGTTAATAGAAGGAAAGTCGCTTGCCTTTGGAACTAGCAGACGCTCTGGTAGTAATAATGAGAGATCGGAGTTATTTCGTAAATCATTGAAAGATCACAAAGACAGACTGCAACACTTCAAAAGTGGCGGGTTTGATGTTACTCGTAGACTCGATGACAGTAAACGGAAAGTATACAATAATAGAGTTGCATTTGGTGGGGGATCTGGGAGTATAAATACAAACAGATCATCGATTAAAGTGTCAGCAGGGAATAAAGACGAACGAATAGACACTAGTAATCAGGCTAAACCGGCATTATCACCAGGTAAAGAAActccaaaagaaaataaaccGATAGTCAAGAAAAGGCGATCAGAGAGGGAAGAACCCAGCATATTTCTAAAAAATAAGAGACCGAACATGATTCGACGTGTTTTCGATACAAGGCCTTCACGTCCCGAACACTCAAATAGAAACACAGAAATAAATACTTCGCCAGTACGACATAGGAATGACACAGCAAATACTTCCCCAGTGCGACACGTTAACGTATCTACAGAGACACCAAAGATCggaaagaggaagaagtcATCTTTCTTTAACTTAAAATGA